From Terriglobia bacterium, the proteins below share one genomic window:
- a CDS encoding glucan 1,4-alpha-glucosidase codes for MTNSVPPGRPGISPTWTSSAKTGAGTSAGTNSRVWFTISHGILDEVYFPFIDQPNTRDLGLLITDGSRFFSEEKRDTESTTTPIAPGVPGYLLTNTCKEGRYRLHKTVIADPRRDVVLQHIRFEALQGAMQDYHVYALLAPHLQNQGFGNRGWTGRHKGMPMLFAQRNSTALALACSTSFSAMSCGYVGFSDGWQDISTHNRMTWFFDEALDGNIALTGEISLPSNGEFTLALGFGRDGSEAGQQALSSLIQPFEDAVEMYVEDWQHYQMKLEPLDKSSNGINYYRVSTALLKACESKDIPGGIIASPSIPWGFAKGDNDLGGYHLVWTRDQVEGAGALLASGDLEGAYQVLVYLLSTQEPDGHWPQNMWLEGTPYWTGIQMDETAFPILLADALRRAGGLHKLDVWPAVRRAATYLVCNGPVTPEDRWEEDAGYSPFTLAVEIAALLAAADFADESGESGTAAYLRETADIWNGNIERWTYVNDSSLCRQHGVDGYYVRIGSADVADAASPYLGFVPIKNRTPDQSSERAANVVSPDALALVRFGLRAADDPRILNTVRLIDATLKSDTKTGPVWHRYNEDGYGEHSDGSPFDGTGTGRGWPLLAGERAHYEIARGDMTAAERLLHVLEAQTSPGGFLPEQVWDAEDMPQLELFNGKPSGSAMPLMWAHAEYIKLLRSLRDGRVFDMPPQTAQRYLIDKKTVKYVVWRFNQKSTSVPAGFTLRIELLTPATVVWTSSVWTTQKENLTIPTNVGVCFVDIPTTGLAPGTKLEFTLRWANGEWEGHNFDVQVL; via the coding sequence ATGACTAATTCTGTTCCTCCCGGCCGCCCCGGCATCTCTCCGACATGGACATCCAGCGCCAAAACAGGTGCAGGAACTTCGGCAGGGACGAACAGCCGCGTGTGGTTCACGATTTCGCACGGCATCCTCGATGAAGTTTATTTTCCTTTTATCGACCAGCCGAACACACGCGACCTTGGACTGCTCATCACGGACGGTTCCCGCTTCTTCTCCGAGGAGAAACGGGACACCGAGAGCACCACTACTCCGATCGCGCCGGGTGTGCCCGGCTATTTATTGACGAATACCTGCAAAGAGGGCCGCTACCGGTTACATAAAACCGTGATCGCGGATCCCCGCCGCGATGTCGTGCTGCAGCATATCCGCTTTGAAGCGTTGCAGGGCGCAATGCAGGACTATCACGTGTATGCGCTGCTGGCGCCGCATCTCCAGAACCAGGGATTCGGAAACCGCGGCTGGACCGGCCGGCACAAGGGCATGCCGATGCTTTTCGCGCAACGAAACTCAACCGCCCTCGCGCTCGCCTGTTCGACATCTTTTTCCGCAATGAGTTGCGGCTATGTGGGCTTCAGCGACGGCTGGCAGGACATCAGCACGCATAACCGCATGACGTGGTTCTTCGACGAAGCCCTCGATGGAAATATTGCGCTCACCGGAGAAATCTCGCTTCCCTCGAATGGCGAATTCACGCTGGCTCTCGGCTTTGGACGCGACGGTTCGGAGGCCGGCCAACAGGCCTTGAGTTCACTCATCCAGCCGTTTGAGGACGCCGTTGAGATGTACGTTGAAGACTGGCAGCATTATCAAATGAAGCTCGAGCCGCTCGACAAGTCGTCGAACGGCATCAACTACTATCGGGTGAGTACGGCGCTGCTCAAAGCGTGCGAATCGAAAGATATTCCCGGCGGTATCATCGCAAGCCCTTCGATTCCCTGGGGCTTCGCGAAGGGCGACAACGATCTCGGCGGCTACCATCTGGTCTGGACTCGCGATCAAGTCGAAGGTGCGGGCGCGTTACTGGCTTCTGGCGACCTCGAAGGCGCATATCAGGTGCTGGTTTACCTTCTCTCAACGCAGGAACCCGACGGTCATTGGCCGCAGAATATGTGGCTGGAAGGCACACCCTATTGGACCGGGATACAGATGGATGAAACGGCCTTTCCAATACTCCTGGCGGACGCGCTCCGCCGCGCAGGCGGTCTCCACAAGCTGGATGTCTGGCCGGCAGTGCGCCGGGCGGCAACGTATCTTGTCTGCAATGGGCCGGTGACTCCCGAAGATCGTTGGGAGGAAGACGCCGGATATTCCCCGTTCACACTTGCCGTCGAAATCGCGGCGCTCCTGGCGGCGGCAGACTTCGCCGATGAAAGCGGGGAGTCCGGCACCGCCGCGTATCTGCGCGAAACGGCAGACATCTGGAATGGGAACATCGAAAGATGGACTTACGTCAACGACTCCAGCCTGTGCAGGCAGCACGGAGTTGACGGATATTATGTGCGTATCGGATCCGCGGATGTCGCCGATGCGGCTTCGCCGTATCTCGGTTTTGTTCCAATCAAGAATCGAACCCCGGACCAGAGTTCCGAAAGGGCGGCAAACGTGGTCAGCCCCGATGCGCTGGCATTGGTCCGATTCGGACTGCGTGCGGCCGACGATCCACGCATCCTGAACACGGTTCGCCTCATTGATGCCACATTGAAGAGCGACACAAAGACCGGCCCGGTCTGGCATCGCTACAACGAGGACGGTTACGGCGAACACAGCGACGGCAGTCCATTTGACGGCACCGGTACCGGACGCGGCTGGCCGCTGCTCGCCGGCGAGCGCGCCCACTACGAAATTGCCCGCGGCGACATGACCGCGGCAGAGCGGCTGCTTCACGTCCTGGAAGCGCAAACCAGTCCGGGAGGATTCCTTCCTGAACAGGTCTGGGACGCAGAAGATATGCCGCAACTCGAACTCTTCAATGGCAAGCCGTCGGGCTCAGCCATGCCCCTCATGTGGGCCCATGCGGAATACATCAAGTTGCTCCGTTCTCTCCGGGATGGACGCGTGTTCGACATGCCGCCGCAAACAGCACAGCGTTATCTGATCGATAAGAAAACGGTTAAATACGTCGTGTGGCGGTTCAACCAGAAGAGTACTTCCGTTCCGGCCGGGTTTACGCTCCGCATCGAACTCTTGACGCCTGCAACTGTGGTGTGGACGTCCAGTGTGTGGACTACACAGAAAGAGAATCTGACCATTCCGACCAATGTAGGTGTCTGCTTCGTCGATATTCCCACAACCGGGCTGGCGCCGGGAACGAAGCTGGAATTCACCCTCCGTTGGGCCAACGGCGAGTGGGAAGGCCATAATTTCGACGTTCAGGTTCTGTGA